Genomic segment of Candidatus Chlorohelix allophototropha:
GGATTATCCGACCTTACGTTCAACCCAATGGTATCCACAGTTTTAAGTAGCTCGCGGCAAATGTGAGCGCATAGCCCAAGGCTATAACCGCGTCCTCGGTACGAGGGGTGGGTAGCTACGTTGCCTACTGCTGCTACTTTATACTGTGGCGAATAGACATGCACTCCGCCGATACTGACCAACTTGTTATTGTTTCGGATGCCATAGTAGAATCCGGTATCCAACATGCGCGGGTCAAACCAGTTTTGCGGGTAACTTTCTATATAAAGTTGTTCAATCTCTTCTACATTTTGCCAACTCAACTGCACCGGGTGCGTTTTATCATATTTTTCCAAACGTGAACAATCTTGAAGCGCCATTTTATAATGCGCCCCGTGATATTCAACTTGGTAATCTTCTTGTAGCGCTGGAATAACTTCTGGGCTTAGATGGGAATAAAAACGGGAAGGCAAGCGAGGGCGTGTGGCTTCCAGCAATTCACTTAAATGCGCTGCATTGCCGTTCGCCTGCCCGATTAACACCGGAAGGTCTGAGCCGCAATATAGCAATAGAACCTGCTGTAACACCCCGTCCTCTTTCAAACCGTACCATTCGGTATCTTCCCAGAAAAAGTCGTCAAGGTCACCCAGTTCATAAACTCGCAAAGCTTGGTCTTTTCTTAGGAAGTGTTCGATTTCCTCTTTAGAATGTAAGTTTACCGTCCGCATACCACACTCGTTTCTGGCTACTATTTAGCTTGATTTAGTTAAGGATTGCTTCCCGGATATACTGCTCCAATGCTTCTTGCCAAGTGCGCATCTTTACACCAAGGCTGGCTGCGGCGAAGTTTTTAAGGGCGCTGTTGTAAAGAGGTGGGGTAGGACGTTTAAAGTCCTTTAAGCTGGTAGGAGTAATCGTCACATTGCGTTGGCTAAGGCGAAAAATCTCCTGCGCAAATTCGTAACGGCTGGCTACACCCGTGTTCGTCAAATGGTAGATTCCATATGCTTCGGTTTCCGCCAAGTCCAAGAGGGCTTCTGCTAGGTCAGGCGCATAGGTAGGGTTACTTCGTTCATCTTCAACTACCGTTGCTGACCCCCGCTCATCGGCGATTTGTAGCATACGCTGTACAAAATTGACTTTTCCCGGTACAGGTTTTGAACCAAAAACCCAAGCGGTGCGAACCACATAAAATTTGTGAGCTATATTGCTGGTGTACCATTCTCCTGCCAGTTTGCTTCGTCCATATACGCTGGTGGGATTGGTGGCATCGTACTCGTAATACTCGTAAGGATAGGGTTTTTCCCCATCAAAAACGCAATTGGTGCTGACATATAGCAAAGTTGCGCCACTTTTAGCGCAAGCCAGCGCGAGATTCTGAGTGCCGAGCGCATTTACCCGGTAGGCGGTATCTGGGTCGCTCTCACACTGGTCAACATAGGTATAGGCGGCAGGATGGATAACAAGGTCGGGCGCGTGGTGCATAATGTAGTTCATTACCCCGGTGCGGTTGGTGATATCGCCTTGTTCATGCGACATACCCCATGTTTCAAAACCGCGTTGTTCTGCTGCTTTCAAAACCGCACTACCTAACTGCCCGTTTATACCCGTTACCACTACTCGCATACCGTTTCCTCCGCTGCCAGCACTCGCCTGGTACATTCCCCGCAGCGCTGCCCGCTTTTTTTGCCTTTTTTCTTGCTGGTTGGTTTAGCCATTTCTAGGTCGTAGATACGTGCTGAAAACAAGTTGAGGGCAGGTATTTTTGCGCCACATTCGGCGCATTTCTCCCACGCCAGTTCTTCTTCGATTATAAATTCGGAGAGGTCGCTGGTTCCCCGGTTTTGAACGGTAAGGTGAATCGCCTGAGTTGGGCACGCCGCTTCGCACAAACCACAATACATGCATTTGCCTAGGTCAAACTTTCGCAAGTAGCCTTTGGTAGTTGGATTGGTGGAAACGGCAGTGGCGGGGCAAACAAAAACGCACAACCCGCAGCCGGTGCATAGTCCCGGTTTAAAGTTCAAGCCGTTGCGTCCTTGCGCCGGGTAAATGATGCCGCCTCGTTCGCTTGGTCCCAAACCTTCTGAGGGCAACATAACCAGTGCCTGTGTAGTTTCCTCACCTGTGCCGCTACCTGATACGTCGGCATTCTTAGCTAGTTCCGGCAATTGCACCCGGTTTGTTAGTAAAAGGTTCTGCCGTACCAATCCACCATGTGTGATATGCGTCAGAAAATATGCCAGCCCATATAGCGCTGTCAGCCCGCTTATAATCCACAGCGCAAACGCCGGAAGCCCGTTTTGTAGAAAATCGAACATACCTTACACTTTAACCAGAAAAGCAAGAACCAATAGCCAAACTGTTGCACCTACACCAGCATATACCAAATAAAATTTTAAAGCTGTATTTAATTTTACATGGCTGAATAGGACTTCTGCAACACCCGTATAGCCCAGACACAGCAATACGCCTGCGGCAAAAACCAATGGATTGTTACTGAACGGTACGAATAGCGCGGTGAATAGTATTGCAACGGCGGCTCGTTCCAGCATTAGCATGAGACGATAGAAAGCAAGCGGCGGTCCGTTAAGGTCGGTAGTTACGCCTTCCAAAGCTTCGCCCTGTCCTGCTTCAAGTGGGCTGATTCGCAGTTTGGGTGGCAGCGTTACCAGAAAGAGCAAGCCACACACCAGTTTTACCGGGATATAGGCGAACTGGTTTGAAGCGGCAATTTTATTGAGATTCAGGCTACCTAGCACCAACGCGGGACCAAAAACCGCTATTCCGTAAGGTAACAAGTAAGAAATTGCCAGTTGAGCGGTGCGCGAACCGGCAACCTGTGTGTAGATAGAGGGACCCATCGCGCCGAATATAATACTAACTGCCACCGGCAATTCCAGCAATAATACTACCGCCAGTAAGTCTGCTCCTAGTCCTTTGCTCTCATTCTCAAATTGCGCCGTCCAGAGATTGCCGGGAACTGGCACAAATGCTACAGCTACGGCTATTGCCAGAACTGCCAATGCGGGCATAAAG
This window contains:
- a CDS encoding GNAT family N-acetyltransferase, which gives rise to MRTVNLHSKEEIEHFLRKDQALRVYELGDLDDFFWEDTEWYGLKEDGVLQQVLLLYCGSDLPVLIGQANGNAAHLSELLEATRPRLPSRFYSHLSPEVIPALQEDYQVEYHGAHYKMALQDCSRLEKYDKTHPVQLSWQNVEEIEQLYIESYPQNWFDPRMLDTGFYYGIRNNNKLVSIGGVHVYSPQYKVAAVGNVATHPSYRGRGYSLGLCAHICRELLKTVDTIGLNVRSDNPGALAAYRKLGFEIAGEYAEYTLELK
- a CDS encoding 4Fe-4S dicluster domain-containing protein, producing MFDFLQNGLPAFALWIISGLTALYGLAYFLTHITHGGLVRQNLLLTNRVQLPELAKNADVSGSGTGEETTQALVMLPSEGLGPSERGGIIYPAQGRNGLNFKPGLCTGCGLCVFVCPATAVSTNPTTKGYLRKFDLGKCMYCGLCEAACPTQAIHLTVQNRGTSDLSEFIIEEELAWEKCAECGAKIPALNLFSARIYDLEMAKPTSKKKGKKSGQRCGECTRRVLAAEETVCE
- the rfbD gene encoding dTDP-4-dehydrorhamnose reductase; this translates as MYQASAGSGGNGMRVVVTGINGQLGSAVLKAAEQRGFETWGMSHEQGDITNRTGVMNYIMHHAPDLVIHPAAYTYVDQCESDPDTAYRVNALGTQNLALACAKSGATLLYVSTNCVFDGEKPYPYEYYEYDATNPTSVYGRSKLAGEWYTSNIAHKFYVVRTAWVFGSKPVPGKVNFVQRMLQIADERGSATVVEDERSNPTYAPDLAEALLDLAETEAYGIYHLTNTGVASRYEFAQEIFRLSQRNVTITPTSLKDFKRPTPPLYNSALKNFAAASLGVKMRTWQEALEQYIREAILN
- a CDS encoding NADH-quinone oxidoreductase subunit H, which gives rise to MGSSNLKLESLALLCYTRFMVTSSTTEMLLRLLFTVAIYPGFFFIASLGLLAEGLRRMFQARAEGRLSPPLLQPLYDLLKLFKRPSPVSAPALPPSETYVTDSALNAQRAATWRTIQFFMPALAVLAIAVAVAFVPVPGNLWTAQFENESKGLGADLLAVVLLLELPVAVSIIFGAMGPSIYTQVAGSRTAQLAISYLLPYGIAVFGPALVLGSLNLNKIAASNQFAYIPVKLVCGLLFLVTLPPKLRISPLEAGQGEALEGVTTDLNGPPLAFYRLMLMLERAAVAILFTALFVPFSNNPLVFAAGVLLCLGYTGVAEVLFSHVKLNTALKFYLVYAGVGATVWLLVLAFLVKV